The window GATGGAGGAGGCCTTCGCCGCCGGCGACAAGGACGCGAAGCTGACCCCCGCGGTCAAGCGTGACCTGCGGGCCATCGCCCGCGACGGCCGGAAGGCCAAGAACCACCTGCTGGAGGCCAACCTCCGTCTGGTCGTCTCCCTGGCCAAGCGCTACACCGGCCGCGGCATGGCGTTCCTGGACCTCATCCAGGAGGGCAACCTGGGCCTCATCCGCGCGGTGGAGAAGTTCGACTACACCAAGGGCTACAAGTTCTCGACGTACGCCACCTGGTGGATCCGTCAGGCGATCACCCGCGCCATGGCCGACCAGGCCCGCACCATCCGTATCCCGGTGCACATGGTGGAGGTCATCAACAAGCTGGGCCGTATCCAGCGTGAGCTGCTCCAGGACCTCGGCCGCGAGCCCACCCCGCTCGAGCTGGCCAAGGAGATGGACATCACCGAGGAGAAGGTCCTCGAGATCCAGCAGTACGCCCGCGAGCCGATCTCCCTGGACCAGACCATCGGTGACGAGGGTGACTCCCAGCTCGGTGACTTCATCGAGGACTCCGAGGCCGTCGTCGCCGTCGACGCCGTCTCCTTCACCCTCCTGCAGGACCAGCTGCAGGACGTGCTGCAGACGCTGTCCGAGCGTGAGGCCGGCGTCGTCCGTCTGCGCTTCGGCCTGACCGACGGCATGCCGCGCACCCTCGACGAGATCGGCCAGGTCTACGGCGTCACGCGTGAGCGCATCCGCCAGATCGAGTCGAAGACGATGTCCAAGCTGCGTCACCCGTCGCGTTCGCAGGTCCTGCGCGACTACCTGGACTAGTCCGGCCACTGAAAGCAGAGAACCGCCCCCGGTCATCGACCGGGGGCGGTTCCTCTCTGTCTAGGGCAGCTGCGGCCGGTACGCGGCGGGCAGGCCCGCACGGCCGTAGCTGGCACGGCGGTGCGCCCACTCGACGGGGCCGGGCCAGCCGAGCCAGTCCCACACGTACGCCCAGAGCAGGGTGGCCAGCCACACGCCGGAGGCGATGCCCATCTGCACCAGGATGCCCGACTCGCGGCCGAGGCCGAGGGTGAAGGGCTGGGTGAGGATGACGAAGAGCGCCGACTGCAGGATGTAGCCCGACATCGAACGCTGGCCGAGGGCCACGAAGGCGCGCAGCGCCGGGTTGAGGGTGTCGGTGGTGCCGCGGAAGACCAGGGCCACGAGCGCCAGGATGCCGGGGCCCGTGAGCAGTCCGAGGCTGTTGTTGAGGATGGACAGCGGCATCTCCCAGGCGGCCGGCAGCACCCCGATGGAGGACAGTCCCCAGGGCAGGCCGATGACCAGGATGACGGCGGCGGCCACGGCCACCCAGGTCAGGAGGAGGCGGCGGTGCTGGTCGACGTCGACAAGCACTCCTCTCCGCGCCCACACGAAGCCGATGATCATGATCGGCCCCAGCATGAGGACCACCAGCGGCAGGCTCGCCAGGGTGCCCAGCAGTCCCATCGTGTTGAAACCGAGGTACTGGGCGTAGCTGTCGATGCTGATGTCACTCATGTCGGGGAACATGTCGGTGAACTGGGGGTAGAGCACCATCGCGGCGGCGACCAGCGAGGTGACGAACACCTGCAGGCCGATGAGCACCCACGCGATGATCAGGAGGGTGCGGTCACGCAGGGTGATTAACCCGATGAGGATCATCGCAATCACGGAGTACTGCACGATGATGTCGCCGAAGAAGAGGAGCACCAGGTGGACGACGCCGATGAGGGCGAGCAGCCCGTACCGCCTCCACATCACCTTCCGGGCCTCATTCGGCGGGAAACCGCGCCGCCACAGGCTCATCGTGATGAGGCCGACGCCGAAACCGAGCAGCGTGGAGAACATCGCCAGTCCGCGGACGTGGACGAACATGCCGTGGAACACGACCGCGACGGACTCGGCGAGGGTGGGGGTGCCGTAGATGCCTCCGAACCCGGCGGCGAGGTCCGCGTTCACCGGGATGGCCCACGCGGTGGGGAGGTTCGCCACGGCGATGCCGAGCAGCGCCAGACCCCGGGCCAGGTCCGGTGCGATGTAGCGGACCTTCTGCGGGGTGGTGGACGGGGTCGCGGAGCTCATGGCTACTGGTTCAGCCAGGTGTCGATCGCACGCTCCACGCACTGCTGCCGCTCGGTCGGGTCGCTGATGCTGATGCAGTCCATCATGCCGGTGTCCGACAGGACCACCGCCATCAGCACCCAGAAGATGACGGACAGGCCGATCGCGATGAGCGACAGCACCAGGCCGGTGACGGCCATGCCGGTGCGGCGCCCCGGACCGTTGATGCGGCGTCCGCGGACGAGCGCGATGATGCCGATGATGAGACCGACGAGGCCGAAGATGACGGCGAAGGCCGTCGCCACGACGCTCACGGCGACGAGGAGGGACAGGATGCCGACGCCGAGGGCCCAGCCGGCGACGCCGTTCTTCCTCTCGTCCACCGCCCACGTCGAGGCGGCGTCGGAACCACCGGCGGAACCGTAGCCGCCGTACCCGGCCGAGCCCGCCGAACCCCCGTACCCGGCATACCCGGGATCAGTGGGCGGGACCGGGGTGGGGGCCGGCGTGGCGTCCGCGCCACCGGAGGGGTACCGGTAGGCCTCGTAGTTCGGGGGCGTCGCAGCCCGGTCGGGGCCGGGTTCCTGCGGCTCCCCCTGGGGCGGGTGGGAATTGAAGGGGTTGCTCATCTTCGTCAACTTTCGGTGTGGTGTCCAGTGTTTTCCTCCACACTAACCACAGAATCGGGCAGTTTCCCGTCGCAGGACCGGGGAACCGGGCCTGAACTGGGAGTCACCACTGACGGAGATAGGCGATCCGGTCCCGGAGCTGCTCGGCGGTGCACAGGGCCGTGGGTGGTCCGCCGCAGGCGTTGCGGGCCTCGGTGTGGATGGCCCCGTGCGGGCGGCCGGTGCGACCGGCGGTGATGGAGACGATGGCGTTGAGTTCCTTGCGCAGCTGCGGGATCTCGTCGCTGGCCACCCGTTCGGCGGCCGCCCGGTTGCCCGCGGACTGGCGGGCCTCCTCATCGGCCTTGGCGGCGGCGTCGCGGGCGTCGAGCTGCTCCTCCTGCCGCTTGCGCAGGAGGGCCTTCATCTGCTCGGCGTCGAGAAGCCCGGGGAGGCCGAGGTAGTCGGCCTCCTCGTCGGAGCCGGCGAAGGTGGCGGTGCCGTAGGTGGAGCCGTCGTAGATGAGGGAGTCGAGTTCGGCCTCGGCGCCGAGGGACTCGTAGGACTTCTCCTCGTCCTTCTCGGTCTGCTCCCGGTTGGCCTCGGCGAGCGCCTCGTCGTCCCAGCCCTCCTGGGGGCGGTCGGGCTTGCCCAGGACGTGGTCACGGGAGGTCTCGAGCTTCTCGGCCAGGCCCAGCAGGACCGGCACGGAGGGCAGGAACACCGACGCCGTCTCGCCGGGCATGCGGGAACGCACGAAACGGCCGATGGCCTGGGCGAAGAAGAGCGGGGTGGCGGCGGACGTCGCGTAGACGCCGACGGCCAGGCGGGGGACGTCGACGCCCTCGGAGACCATGCGCACGGCGACCATCCACTCGTCGGTGTTGCCGGAGAACTCCTCGATGCGGGCCGAGGAGCCCGGTTCGTCGGAGAGGATCACCGCCACCGGGGTCGAGGACATCTTCTCCAGGATCCGCGCGTAGGCACGGGCGGTGGCCGTGTCGGTGGCGATGACGAGGCCGCCGGCGTCGGGCATGTTCTTGCGCAGCTGCAGCAGGCGGGTGTGCGCGGCCTGCAGGACGGCCGGAATCCAGTCGCCCTTGGGGTCGAGCGCGGTCTTCCAGGCCCGTGCCGTCTGCTCCGCGTTGAGGGGCTCGCCGAGGCGGGCGGCGTACTCCTCGCCGGCGGAGGTGCGCCAGCGGGCCTCACCCGAGTAGGCGAGGAACACGACGGGGCGGACGACGCCGTCGGCCAGCGCGTCGGCGTAGCCGTAGGTGTGGTCCGAGCGGGAGACGAGGTGCCCCTCGCCGTCCTCCTCGTAGCGGACGAAGGGGATGGCGGCGTCGTCGGAACGGAAGGGCGTACCGGTCAGCGCGAGCCGGTGCTCGGCGTCGGCGTAGGCCTCCCGGATGCCGTCGCCCCAGCTCTTGGCGTCACCGCCGTGGTGGATCTCGTCGAGGATGACGAGGGAGCGCTTCGCCGAGCACACCGCGTGGTGCTTGTACGGGTGCATGGACACCTGCGCGTACGTCACCACGACGCCGTCGTAGGCGGGGTTGACCGCGGAGGCGTTGGTGAAGTGCGGGTCGAGGGCGAGTCCGACGCGGGCGGCGGCCTGGGACCACTGGATCTTCAGGTGCTCGGTGGGCACGACGACGATGATGCGGTCGACGGTCCGGGAGGACTTGAGCTCGGTGGCCACGCGCAGCGCGAACGTCGTCTTGCCGGCGCCCGGGGTCGCGACCGCCAGGAAATCCTTCGGTTTGTGGAGCAGGAACTTCGTCAGCGCCGACCGCTGCCAGGCGCGGAGCTGCCCCTTCGCGGCCCCACTCACTTGCGACGCAGGCCCTTGTAGATCCGTTCGCAGTCGGGGCACACCGGCGAACCCGGCTTGGCCTGCTTGGTCACCGGGAAGGTCTCGCCGCAGAGGGCGACGACCATGCTGCCGCTCACGGCGGACTCGACGATCTGGTTCTTCTTGACGTAGTGGAAGAACTTCGGGGTGCCGTCGTCGAGGTCGGTGTCTTCCCTGATGTCGGTGCGTTCGATGGTCTTCGTACTGGTCTTCACGCAAACCATCATGCCCCACATCTGACCGGAAAGGCACACAGGGCTACCCTGAGCTGTATGGATCAGGACACCTTCGACGCCGTTGAGGACCCCGCGGACGAATCCCCGACCGGCGCTGGCCGCCGTCGCCGCCGACTGCTGCGACGCCGCCGTGCGGAGCTGATCACCACCGCCCGCCGCTCCCCCGCCGAGAATCTGCGCCACCGTGAGCGGGTCTACACGTGGCTCCAGCTCTCCCGCCTCCCGGCGCTGCTGGTCAGTGCCGGCAGCTACCTGTGGCTGGGTGACTGGGTCTTCTCCGGCGTCCTCTTCCTCATCTCCGTCCCGCTGCCGTGGATCGCGGTGGTCATCGCGAACGGCAAGGGTGAGGTCCGGGAGAAGCGCACCCGCAACGTGTACAAGCCGCAGGCGGCCCGCGAGTACTACGCCGCCGTCGACGCGGCCGAGAAGGCCCGGCTGGAGGCTCCGGAACGCCCGGAGCTGGAGGCCGGGGAATCCGACATCATCGACCACGAGGAGGACACCAAGTGACTCTCGCCGCACTCGCCCCCGAGTTGATCACCCTGTTCCGCGAGGCCGGGTTCACCGCCGACGGCATCGCCGCCCACCTGGGCCCGAACGCCACCGAGGCGATGCACCGCGGCGAACCCGCGGCCGTGCGTTACGTCGCCTCCGACGACTCCCTGCTGTCGCGGCTCATCCGTTTCTTCGTGCTCCGCGACGCCCTCCCCGCCACCGCCCTCGCCGATCTGGTGGGCGCCTCCCTGGCCACCCGGCTTCTCGACGCCGGCGCCGTCCGCGCCGACCGCACCGGCACGGTGACACCCGTGCTGGACATCCGTCCGCACGTCATCGTCGGCGAGAACCGCTGGGTGTTCTCCGACGCCGACGCCTCCATGACGCAACACGTCCCCGGCCCCGACCACGTGCTCGGCGTCGGCGCGGCGAGCCTCTCGCTGCTCCAGTCCACGCCGGTCACCCCGGTGGACACCGTCCTCGACCTGGGCACCGGCTCCGGCGTCCAGGCCCTCGGCCAGGTCGGCATCGCCGCGCACATCACGGCCACCGACATCCATCCGCGGGCCCTCGAGCTGGCGGCCGCCACCTTCGCGGGTGCCGACGCCCACGTGGAACTCCTCCAGGGCCCCTGGTTCGAGCCGGTCGCGGGCCGGACCTTCGACCGCATCGTCGCCAACCCCCCGTTCGTCGTCGGTCTGCCGGAGGTCGGCCACGTCTACCGGGACTCGGGCCTCAACCTCGACGGCGCGTCCGAGCTGGTCGTCTCCCAGGCGGCGGACCACCTCGCCCCGGGTGGCACCGCCCACCTGCTGGCCGCCTGGGTGCACACCCACGAGGAGTCCTGGGCCTCCCGCGTCGCCTCCTGGCTGCCCCGGCGCGGCGTCGCGGCGTGGATCATCGAGCGGGACGTCGCCGACCCGGCCCACTACGTCGGCACGTGGCTGCGCGACGAGTCCCTCGACCCCCGCTCCCCCGCGGCTGCGGAACGCACGCAGGCCTGGCTGCGGCACTTCGCCGACCACGGCGTGACCGGCATCGGCTTCGGTTTCGTCGCCATCCGCGAGATCGGCGACGAACCCTCCGACATCATGGCCGAGACCATGCCCCAGGCCTTCACCGATCCCCTGGGCCCCGAGGTCGACGAGTACTTCGACCGGATCGCCTGGCTGCGGCACCGCTCGGCGGAGGACCTGTCGGCCGCCACGTTCCTCGCCCGCCCCGGTCTCGCCCGGGAGGACATCTCCCAGGCCGACCTCGACGCCGGCGTGGGTTTCGCCCCCGCCGCCCTGCGGCTGACCCGCACGGACGGACCACGGTGGTCGCACGACGTCGACAAGCACCTGGCGTCGATCGTCGCCGGCCTGCACCCGCAGGGGCTGTCGCTCGGGGAGGTCGTCGGCCTCTACGCGATGGCCAACGACCTCGACGAGGAGCAGCTGCTCGAGTCGGCCGTGCCCGCGATCGTCGACCTGGTGCGTCACGGCCTGGTCCTGCCGGCGGAGCTGGTCCTGTGAAGGCCGTCCTGACGCGCGTGAGCTCGGCCTCGGTGACCGTCGACGGGGAGGTCGTCGGCGAGATCGGCCCCGGCATCCTGGCGCTCGTCGGCGTCGGCCGGGAGGACTCCCCCGACGCGTGGGAGACGATGGTGCGCAAGATCGCGGAGCTGCGCATCCTGGACGGGGAGCAGAGCGTCTCCGAGGCCGGACAATCGGTCCTGCTGGTCAGCCAGTTCACCCTCCACGGCCGGACCGCGAAGGGGCGGCGCCCCAGCTGGTCGGATGCCGCGCCGGGAGAGGTGGCGGAGCCGGTCATCGCGCGGATCGCCGAGGGCCTGCGGGCCCGGGGCATCCCGGTGGAGGAGGGTGTCTTCGGTGCGATGATGCAGGTCACATCGGTCAACGAGGGGCCGTTCACGGTGCTCGTGGAGTGCTGATCCGGCTTTCGGGAACAAAAGGGACCTCCGGAACGTTGTACCTTTAAGACCGGCGAAAATAGGAGGCCTCCTGATGACCAACCCTTCCCTGCAGGATTCTGACGTAGAGACCACCGACCGCGGGAGCCGTCGCGGCCAGACGAACGACAACCCGTCCGCGGACCTGGTCCGTGTCTATCTCAACGGAATCGGGCGCACTGCGCTCCTGAATGCGGAGGAGGAGGTGGAACTCGCCCAGCGGATCGAGGTCGGCCTGTACGCCGCCCATCTGCTGGAGTCGGACCGGAAGCTGACCCGCGCCATGAAGCGTGACCTCAAGGTCCTGGCGAAGGACGGCAACAAGGCCCGTGCACACCTGCTGGAGGCCAACCTGCGTCTCGTCGTCTCCCTGGCGAAGCGTTACACCGGCCGCGGCATGCCGCTTCTCGACCTCATCCAGGAGGGCAACCTGGGCCTCATCCGCGCGATGGAGAAGTTCGACTACGCCAAGGGCTTCAAGTTCTCCACCTACGCCACCTGGTGGATCCGCCAGGCCATCACCCGCGGCATGGCCGACCAGTCGCGCACGATCCGTCTGCCCGTCCACCTCGTCGAGCAGGTGAACAAGCTCTCCCGCATCAAGCGTGAGATGTACCAGCACCTGGGCCGCGAGGCCACCAACGAGGAGCTGGCCGAGGAGTCCGGCATCGAGGAGTCCCGCATCGAGATGCTGCTCCGCCAGTCCCGTGACCCGGTGTCCCTGGACATGCCCGTCGGCGCCGACGAGGAGGCTCCGCTGGGTGACTTCATCGAGGACGCCGAGGCCACCGACGCCGAGTCGGCGGTCGTGGCCACCATGCGCCACTCGGACATCCGCGCCGTGCTGGGCACCCTCGAGGACCGCGAGCAGGACGTCATCCGTCTGCGTTACGGCCTCGACGACGGTGTGCCGCGCACCCTGGACCAGATCGGCCGCCGCTTCGGTCTGTCCCGTGAGCGTGTCCGCCAGATCGAGCGTGAGGTCATGAGCAAGCTGCGCGACGGTCACCGCGCCGACCGGCTCCGCGAGTACGCTCTCTGAAGCGTCTGAGCACCCCATGATCAACACCCGTTGACACGGGTGGCACCGCCCTCCCGGACCCCGGGAGGGCGTTCTCCTTTAGGGTAGGCTTCTACCCAATGTGACTTGCAGAAAGGCGTTGTGGCTGTGAAGGATCTGGTCGATACCACCGAAATGTATCTGCGGACGATCTACGAGCTCGAGGAGGAGGGCATCGTCCCCCTCCGGGCCCGTATCGCCGAACGTCTGGAGCAGTCGGGTCCGACCGTCAGCCAGACCGTCGCACGCATGGAGCGTGACAACCTCGTCGTCGTCCGCCCGGACCGTTCCCTCGAGATGACCCCGGAGGGCCGCGAGTTGGCCACCGCCGTCATGCGCAAGCACCGCCTCGCCGAGCGTCTGCTCACCGACATCCTCGGCCTGGACATCCACCAGGTCCACGACGAGGCCTGCCGCTGGGAGCACGTCATGAGCGAGGCCGTGGAGCAGCGCGTCGTCGCGGTCCTCGATGACGCCACCCGCTCCCCCTTCGGCAACCCGATCCCGGGGCTGGACGCCCTGGGCGTGGTGGGTCCCGCCACCGCCGACCACGGAATCCGCGCCGTCGACCTGCCGGAGGGCAAGCCGGTGGAGGCACGCATCGTGCAGCTCAACGAGATCCTCCAGGTGGATCTGGAGCAGTTCTCCCGGCTCGTCGACGCCGGCATCGGTGTCGGCGCCACCGTCACCGTCACCCACGAGGGCGGCACGATCCGTCTGTCATCGGGCAACTCCGACGTGGAGCTCAACCCCGAACTCGCCCACGCCGTCCGCGTCGAGCTCGTCTGATGAAGCTGCTGGTCACCGGCGGTGCCGGGTACGTGGGTTCCGTGTGTGCGCAGGTCCTCCTCGAGGCCGGCCACGAGGTCGTGGTGGTGGACAACTTCAGCACCGGCAACCGGGAGGCGGTGCCCGCGGGCGCACGCCTGGTCGAGGGCGACATCCGTGATGTCGCCGCCGACGTGTTCTCCGAGGGCGGCTTCGACGGTGTCCTCCACTTCGCCGCCCGTTCGCTGGTCGGCGAGTCCGTGGAGCACCCGGAGGAGTACTGGCGGCACAACGTGGTCACTACGCTCGTGCTTCTCGACGCCATGCGCGCCGCCGACGTGACCAACCTCGTCTTCTCCTCCACCGCCGCCACCTACGGTGAGCCGGAGGTCGTGCCCATCACCGAGGACATGCCGACGCAGCCGACCAACCCCTACGGGGCGTCGAAGCTGACGATCGACCACATGATCACCTCCTACGCCCACGCCCACGGGCTGGCGGCGACGAGTCTGCGCTACTTCAACGTGGCCGGCGCCTACGGTGACATCGGCGAGAACCGGGAGATCGAGACCCACCTCATCCCGCTGGTCCTGCAGGTGGCGCTGGGGCACCGTGAGCAGATATTCATGTTCGGCGACGACTGGCCCACCGCCGACGGCACCCCGGTCCGTGACTACATCCACATCCGGGATCTCGCGGACGCGCACGTCCTGGCGCTGGAGACGAACGAGCCGGGCCGTCACCGGATCTACAACCTCGGCTCCGGGGACGGCTACTCCGTGCGCGAGGTCATCGAGATGTGCCGGAAGGTGACCGGCCACCCGATTCCCGCGGAGGTGGCGCCGCGCCGCGCGGGTGACCCGGCGACGCTCATCGCCTCCTCCGACCGCATCCGGCGGGAGCTGGGCTGGAACCCGACCCGCACCGACCTGGAGACGATCGTCACCGACGCCTGGGCGTTCACCAGCCGTCTCGGTGACCGGGCCTGGTCGACACGACGCTAGGCTCCACCCCGTGGTTGGCCCGCACGATCCGGGAGCCCTCCCGCACGGACCGCACCATGAACTCGAACTCCCCGGCCTGCGCGGGCACGAGCAGCAGCTGTGAGAGCGAGTGGCTGCGGTCCTCCTCCAGCACGGCCAGCAGGGCGTGGGTGGAACGCATCGTCAGACGCAGTTCCACCATGCACAGCGCGTAGACCGCCAGCGCGTTGTGCCGGATGAAACCCGTGAACGTCCGGGCCACCGCCAGCATGAGCTGCGCGCCGGTGCCCGGCTCCTGCAGGACATCCTCGATGAGCAGGTCACGCAGCTCGAGGGTGCCCAGGAGGGTCGCCACGGTGAGCAGGACCTCCTCGTCGGCGAGCAGGTCGTCGAGGGGCACGTCGCGGGCCTCCCCGATGAACAGGCGGGCGTCGGCCGCCAGCGCCGGGTAGACCGTGGGCGACAGCTCGTGTGCCCGTTCCAGGGCGAAGCGGGTGAGGTACGCGCACTCCGCCTCGTCGAAATGGGGGTTGGCGCGTCGGAAATGCTCCTGCGCCTCCGCCCGGTTCAGGTCGGGCAGCTCCCCCTGCTCCAGCAGGGGCTCCATCGCCCGGGCGCTGGACACGGGGGCGATGACGTCGTGGGTCCAGGAGGCGTCGAGCTCCGCGAGCGCCGAGGGCGGCCCGAAGCCGATCCGGACGGGCTCGCCGGTGAGGATCTCGCGGGTCACCCACGCGAGGTCGAGCCGGAGGAGCCCGGCGCGGGTCATGGCGACGAGGGTGTCGATGACCTCGTTGATCTCCGCGTCCGGGCGGGTGGTGACGAGGAACCCGAACACCACGTCCTGGCCCATGTCCTCCACCGCCTGGGCCAGCTCGGGGAGCATCACCAGGTCATCCAGGTCGATGCGCAGCACCGGGCCCAGTTCCATCTTGTCCGGGGAGCCGGTCTCGGAGAACGTGACGAAGACGAGGGAGTCGTGCGGGTAGAAGCCGAGGATCCCCGGCAGGTTGGCGGCGATCTGTCCGGGCGAGTTGAGTGACGTCGTGGCTGCTGTCATGCCCCGCACACTGCCCTGGATCGGGGCGGGGTGGAAGGGGGCGTCGGAAAGCGGCACCCGTGCCTGTGGACAACCCCACCCTGTCCACAGGCCGACGGACGCGCGCTGGCGGATCATTACCCGATCGGGCAGAATGGTACGGCTAGACTGGACCCTCACTGGAATAACACCCGTGTGAGGTGCGTTGCAGCGAATGTATGCCGTTAGAGCCGAAGGAGGATGATGGGTATGCACGACAATGAGCGCCGCATGTACGAGCTCGAGTACCCGGCCCCGGAGGTGGGTGCGGGGACACAGGACGGCCCGACGCTGATCGTCGCCCTGCAGGGTTACGCCGACGCCGGCCACGCCGTCCAGACGAGCGCCGACCACCTGCTCGCGGCCCTGGACTCACGTCCGTTGGCATCGTTCAACAACGACGAGCTGATCGACTACCGCTCGCGTCGCCCCGCCGTGACCATGGACAACAACCAGATCACCGGGATGGAGAACCTCGACCTCGGGATCCGCGTGCTCCGGGACACCGAGGGACGGTCCTTCCTGCTGCTCTCCGGCCCCGAGCCGGACCTGCGGTGGGAGGCGTTCACCGAGGCCGTCGCCGATCTGGTGGAGAAGTTCGGCGTGCGCCGCACCATCTGCCTCTACGCGGCCCCGATGGCCGTGCCGCACACCCGTCCCCTCATGGTGTCCGCGCACAGCAACACCCCGCAGCTGGTGAACTCCATGTTCACCTACGACTCGAAAGTCATCCTGCCGGGTTCGGCCTCCATGATGCTCGAGCGTGCACTGCACAAGCGCGGCCTCAACGTCGCCGGCTTCACCGCCCACGTCCCGCACTACCTCGCGGCCTCGCCGTACCCGGCCGCCACCCACGAGCTTCTCGACGCCGTGGCCCGCGCCGCCGACCTCACCCTCCCGCTCCGGGCGATCGAGATCGACATCGAGCGCGTCGCCCAGCAGCTGGCGGAGCAGGTCGACGACAGCCACGAGATCCAGCAGGTCGTCGCCCACCTCGAGCGCCAGTACGACGAGGAGCTGGAGCGCTACCGCGCCTCCAATCCGAAGGCCATGCTGCCCGGGGAGCACGAGATGCCCTCCGGCGATGAGATCGGTGAGGAGTTCGAGCGTTTCCTCGCCGCCCTCGACGCCACCGAGGAGGACAACCGGACCGAGGAGGTCGGCGGGCCGCGTGAGCTGCCCGACGAGGACCCGGACGACGACGAATAGATACAGCGGACACCCTGTCTGCCCCTGGAGGGCCGGCAGGGTGTTTCTGTGTCCGGGAACGCCCCCGCCTGCCGTCCGGCTAGGGTG of the Corynebacterium humireducens NBRC 106098 = DSM 45392 genome contains:
- the dtd gene encoding D-aminoacyl-tRNA deacylase, giving the protein MKAVLTRVSSASVTVDGEVVGEIGPGILALVGVGREDSPDAWETMVRKIAELRILDGEQSVSEAGQSVLLVSQFTLHGRTAKGRRPSWSDAAPGEVAEPVIARIAEGLRARGIPVEEGVFGAMMQVTSVNEGPFTVLVEC
- a CDS encoding RNA polymerase sigma factor, with the protein product MAATDSSGNAATDNAETTASAADTPVKKAAKKVAKKTARKVAKKTARKVAKKTTRKVAKKAVKKTARKATKATTKAEVDNEDLEDELDDDLEPEEPDFDEENLDEDELGEEEEEEEEEEDEGASVWDEDESAALRQARKDAELTASADSVRAYLKQIGKVALLNAEQEVSLAKRIEAGLYATYRMEQMEEAFAAGDKDAKLTPAVKRDLRAIARDGRKAKNHLLEANLRLVVSLAKRYTGRGMAFLDLIQEGNLGLIRAVEKFDYTKGYKFSTYATWWIRQAITRAMADQARTIRIPVHMVEVINKLGRIQRELLQDLGREPTPLELAKEMDITEEKVLEIQQYAREPISLDQTIGDEGDSQLGDFIEDSEAVVAVDAVSFTLLQDQLQDVLQTLSEREAGVVRLRFGLTDGMPRTLDEIGQVYGVTRERIRQIESKTMSKLRHPSRSQVLRDYLD
- a CDS encoding DUF3099 domain-containing protein, which gives rise to MDQDTFDAVEDPADESPTGAGRRRRRLLRRRRAELITTARRSPAENLRHRERVYTWLQLSRLPALLVSAGSYLWLGDWVFSGVLFLISVPLPWIAVVIANGKGEVREKRTRNVYKPQAAREYYAAVDAAEKARLEAPERPELEAGESDIIDHEEDTK
- a CDS encoding DUF3039 domain-containing protein, with the translated sequence MKTSTKTIERTDIREDTDLDDGTPKFFHYVKKNQIVESAVSGSMVVALCGETFPVTKQAKPGSPVCPDCERIYKGLRRK
- a CDS encoding DUF4190 domain-containing protein, whose translation is MSNPFNSHPPQGEPQEPGPDRAATPPNYEAYRYPSGGADATPAPTPVPPTDPGYAGYGGSAGSAGYGGYGSAGGSDAASTWAVDERKNGVAGWALGVGILSLLVAVSVVATAFAVIFGLVGLIIGIIALVRGRRINGPGRRTGMAVTGLVLSLIAIGLSVIFWVLMAVVLSDTGMMDCISISDPTERQQCVERAIDTWLNQ
- a CDS encoding sigma-70 family RNA polymerase sigma factor, which produces MTNPSLQDSDVETTDRGSRRGQTNDNPSADLVRVYLNGIGRTALLNAEEEVELAQRIEVGLYAAHLLESDRKLTRAMKRDLKVLAKDGNKARAHLLEANLRLVVSLAKRYTGRGMPLLDLIQEGNLGLIRAMEKFDYAKGFKFSTYATWWIRQAITRGMADQSRTIRLPVHLVEQVNKLSRIKREMYQHLGREATNEELAEESGIEESRIEMLLRQSRDPVSLDMPVGADEEAPLGDFIEDAEATDAESAVVATMRHSDIRAVLGTLEDREQDVIRLRYGLDDGVPRTLDQIGRRFGLSRERVRQIEREVMSKLRDGHRADRLREYAL
- a CDS encoding DUF418 domain-containing protein, with amino-acid sequence MSSATPSTTPQKVRYIAPDLARGLALLGIAVANLPTAWAIPVNADLAAGFGGIYGTPTLAESVAVVFHGMFVHVRGLAMFSTLLGFGVGLITMSLWRRGFPPNEARKVMWRRYGLLALIGVVHLVLLFFGDIIVQYSVIAMILIGLITLRDRTLLIIAWVLIGLQVFVTSLVAAAMVLYPQFTDMFPDMSDISIDSYAQYLGFNTMGLLGTLASLPLVVLMLGPIMIIGFVWARRGVLVDVDQHRRLLLTWVAVAAAVILVIGLPWGLSSIGVLPAAWEMPLSILNNSLGLLTGPGILALVALVFRGTTDTLNPALRAFVALGQRSMSGYILQSALFVILTQPFTLGLGRESGILVQMGIASGVWLATLLWAYVWDWLGWPGPVEWAHRRASYGRAGLPAAYRPQLP
- a CDS encoding DEAD/DEAH box helicase, with product MSGAAKGQLRAWQRSALTKFLLHKPKDFLAVATPGAGKTTFALRVATELKSSRTVDRIIVVVPTEHLKIQWSQAAARVGLALDPHFTNASAVNPAYDGVVVTYAQVSMHPYKHHAVCSAKRSLVILDEIHHGGDAKSWGDGIREAYADAEHRLALTGTPFRSDDAAIPFVRYEEDGEGHLVSRSDHTYGYADALADGVVRPVVFLAYSGEARWRTSAGEEYAARLGEPLNAEQTARAWKTALDPKGDWIPAVLQAAHTRLLQLRKNMPDAGGLVIATDTATARAYARILEKMSSTPVAVILSDEPGSSARIEEFSGNTDEWMVAVRMVSEGVDVPRLAVGVYATSAATPLFFAQAIGRFVRSRMPGETASVFLPSVPVLLGLAEKLETSRDHVLGKPDRPQEGWDDEALAEANREQTEKDEEKSYESLGAEAELDSLIYDGSTYGTATFAGSDEEADYLGLPGLLDAEQMKALLRKRQEEQLDARDAAAKADEEARQSAGNRAAAERVASDEIPQLRKELNAIVSITAGRTGRPHGAIHTEARNACGGPPTALCTAEQLRDRIAYLRQW
- a CDS encoding DUF7059 domain-containing protein, which codes for MTLAALAPELITLFREAGFTADGIAAHLGPNATEAMHRGEPAAVRYVASDDSLLSRLIRFFVLRDALPATALADLVGASLATRLLDAGAVRADRTGTVTPVLDIRPHVIVGENRWVFSDADASMTQHVPGPDHVLGVGAASLSLLQSTPVTPVDTVLDLGTGSGVQALGQVGIAAHITATDIHPRALELAAATFAGADAHVELLQGPWFEPVAGRTFDRIVANPPFVVGLPEVGHVYRDSGLNLDGASELVVSQAADHLAPGGTAHLLAAWVHTHEESWASRVASWLPRRGVAAWIIERDVADPAHYVGTWLRDESLDPRSPAAAERTQAWLRHFADHGVTGIGFGFVAIREIGDEPSDIMAETMPQAFTDPLGPEVDEYFDRIAWLRHRSAEDLSAATFLARPGLAREDISQADLDAGVGFAPAALRLTRTDGPRWSHDVDKHLASIVAGLHPQGLSLGEVVGLYAMANDLDEEQLLESAVPAIVDLVRHGLVLPAELVL